In the Colletotrichum lupini chromosome 4, complete sequence genome, GAGCCCCAGATTCGCCGCATTGTCGAGGGTGAGGACATGCCCAACGTCCAGAACCGCCAGACTCTCATGTTCTCGGCCACTTTCCCCCGCGACATCCAGATGCTCGCTCGCGACTTCTTGAAGGACTACGTCTTCTTGTCCGTCGGTCGTGTCGGTTCCACCTCTGAGAACATTACTCAGAAGGTCGAGTACGTCGAGGATGTCGACAAGCGCTCTGTGCTCTTGGACATTCTCCACACCCACGGTGCTGGTCTCACTCTCATCTTCGTCGAGACCAAGCGTATGGCCGACTCTCTTTCAGACTTCCTGATCAACCAGAGCTTCCCCGCCACCTCCATTCACGGTGACCGCACCCAGCGTGAGCGTGAGCGCGCTCTCGAGTTCTTCCGCAACGGTCGTTGCCCCATTCTGGTCGCTACTGCTGTCGCTGCTCGTGGTCTCGATATCCCCAACGTCACCCACGTTGTCAACTACGACTTGCCCACCGACATTGACGACTATGTTCACCGTATCGGTCGTACTGGTCGTGCCGGAAACACTGGTCACTCCACTGCCTTCTTCAACCGTGGCAACCGTGGTGTCGTCCGCGAGCTTCTCGAGCTTCTTAAGGAGGCTAACCAGGAGGTTCCCAGCTTCCTCGAGACCATTGCCCGTGAGTCTTCCTACGGTGGTGGCCGTGGCGGTCGTCCTCGCGGCGGTGGCCGTGGACAGGGTGCCAACCGCGATTTCCGCAAGTACGGCGGTGGCGgtgccggcggcggcggcttcgGTGGTGCTCCTGGCGGTGGCttcagcggcggcggtggtggtggtgcctacggaggtggtggcggcggcttCGGCGGCCCCCCTGGTGGCGGCTTCGGCGGCGGTGCTGGCGGTGGCGCCGGctacggtggtggtggtggtggctaCGGCGGTGGTGGCTACGGCAACCCCGGTGGCCCTGGCGGAAACTCGTCTTGGTGGTAAGCATTTTCCCATCACGACATCTGGCGACTGTGAAACAGACGGTAGTCTCGCGGTACGCCGCCAGGCAGCTTTTGCAACTAGCTGCGAGTTTTCAAGTTTCTTTTTTCCTTTGGGTTTGCGCGCATGGGTCGACATGGTACGCATTCATCGTCACGCTTTTTTCTGCATTTCGACTTCTTTTTTTCGACACGGCGACATGACCCCGAGAGCCAACGGTTGTGCCTCTCAAACCCCAACGAGAAGCATCATCGGGTGTTCGGACAGGCATCGGCATCGATAGAGAGCATTTCTTTGATTTTGCTGGACCGAAACTCCATGATACCCTTAGATCGACATTGGGAAAAGCTTTGAGAATCGGCAGAGCTGCATGACAACACATGCGATGTGCTGCAGCGTGGCCGGATCTACGGATACACGACACGGATCCTGGATCTGCCTACGCATTACGACGATCATGTTTCTGCTTTTCTACCAGCGTTTTCCCCCGAAGGGCATATTCGACGCTTTTCGATGATAGAAGGGTCATGCATCTCGCCGTGCATACAATAGACAAAAGTGGATTTTCTCGGTCGTCTGGTCATCATCGACGCTGCAGGTCTGCCTCCGGGGCAAACAGGGCAGGGCAGCGATATTGAGGACAAGGCGGCGGAAATAGACTGGACTGGTAATGGAAGGTTCGGATGGACGGTCGACAGAACGGATAATCACAAGACGTTTTGAGAGCGGGAACCAGTGGCCCTCCCAGGCACAGATTAGGGATTCAAAGGGAGGGGATACAAAAGTTCTTGCTCTTAATCGATAATGGCCACAACATGGACATGGTCTTCAAGCTCCTGCAATGGAAAAGGAATTGCGGGGGGCTGGAGGCATCAGAGACTTCGGTCTTGGGTTCGGGGCGAGGCGGCCGTGCAAGGCCATCCCCTGGTAGACAGCCAGTCTGGACTGAGAAGTCCCAATAAAAACAGATTCTGATAAAACCACATGGAAGCGCAGCATGCTTGAAGTGATTCGTGATGCTTGTAGTCAAGGATGGTGGGAGCACCCCCTACTGATGATCTGCGGTGAAGCCAAGCAACTCGCAGCCTACCATCCTCGTGAGAGCACAGTTCCTCTTGCCTCAGACTCGCCAACCCCGAAGACTCTGGTCGATTGTCTGGCTAACTACGTTCCCTCCCAGACTGTGTCACGTCCAGTTCGCCGGGTCAGCGAGACCATCACAAATGATGAACAGGCTCAAAGTATCCACTGCAAACGCTAGAACGAGGTCTCAGAAGAGGGGAGTTGACACAGGTTCATGAAACACCACCAGCATCAACTACGGCAGAATTTCTCTATTTacatataaataaagaaaaaCGACTTTGTTCGCTGTTTGTCAATCGACggctagctatttagagtgTCATGTGAGTTGTGGCCTGTGACGAAGAGTTAGTGGAGTTTATCCGGAGAAACCTGGCCTCGACGTCAGGCTGTGGCCCCAAAGGTAGGTACGTAC is a window encoding:
- a CDS encoding DEAD/DEAH box helicase; protein product: MADQLNMSGLNIQDQQNQPRSYIPPHMRKMGGAAPPAMNGGGGGINNSAWAAGNQQNFNAAQPGGDWPAMGGPGGPGGPPAAAPAPQQNFHPRGGRGGWQGEGGGRGGYSGGGYGGHAGGGGGQARGSGDGQWRDGKHIPGPVNPRVERELFGTPDDPSKQHTGINFEKYDDIPVEASGHDVPEPVLTFSNPPLDNHLIGNIEMARYKVPTPVQKYSIPIVMGGRDLMACAQTGSGKTGGFLFPILSQAFINGPSAVPPNAAGGFGRQRKAYPTSLILAPTRELVSQIYEESRKFAYRSWVRPCVVYGGADIGSQLRQIERGCDLLVATPGRLVDLIERGRISLQNIKYLVLDEADRMLDMGFEPQIRRIVEGEDMPNVQNRQTLMFSATFPRDIQMLARDFLKDYVFLSVGRVGSTSENITQKVEYVEDVDKRSVLLDILHTHGAGLTLIFVETKRMADSLSDFLINQSFPATSIHGDRTQRERERALEFFRNGRCPILVATAVAARGLDIPNVTHVVNYDLPTDIDDYVHRIGRTGRAGNTGHSTAFFNRGNRGVVRELLELLKEANQEVPSFLETIARESSYGGGRGGRPRGGGRGQGANRDFRKYGGGGAGGGGFGGAPGGGFSGGGGGGAYGGGGGGFGGPPGGGFGGGAGGGAGYGGGGGGYGGGGYGNPGGPGGNSSWCLAVRRQAAFATSCEFSSFFFPLGLRAWVDMSQRLCLSNPNEKHHRRGRIYGYTTRILDLPTHYDDHTKVDFLGRLVIIDAAGLPPGQTGQGSDIEDKAAEIDWTGNGRFGWTVDRTDNHKTF